The Streptomyces kaniharaensis genome segment GCGGATGATGGACGAGCTGGACGACTGGCGCAACGACCGCGAGGTGCGGCTGCTGCAGGCGGTGGTGCTGGACCTGCACGCGCTGGAGTTCCCCGAGGACGAGCTGCTGGGGCGCGAGGCCATGGCCGCGGCCTGGATTCTGCGGGAGACGGACGACAGCCTGGGCACGTCGACCGGCAAGCACCCGCCGTTCGCCGACGAGTGGCACTCCTCCGGCGCCTCCCGGCCGTACGTGCGTCAGGAGTACCTGCAGTACCGCACGAGGCCGGCGGCCGAACCGGTCCCGGCCGCCGCCGTTCCCGAGCCGACCGCGCCGGTCGAGCCGCGCCGGGTGTGGTGGGACCGCCTGCTGGACCCGATCTTCACCAAGTGGCTGGGCTGGCAGAGGATCGAGGAGTAACAGTCGTCCTACCCGAGGTTCTGCCCCGGTTCGCGGCCGTCGCCGACGTCCCGGTGCCGGGGCAGCGGGAGCGGGCCGACGAGCTGCACAAGGTCCGTGCCCGCTCCCCACATCTCCAGCTGCTGGCCGTCGAGCAGGTACACCCCGCCCTGCCGCGAGGCCCACAGGACGTCCTGCCGGGAGTACCGGCCGAGGCTGACGACCAGGCGCAGGACGCCGCCGAAGCCCTCGGTCCCCGCCCGCCGCAGCGGCGCCGGCGCCGGGGTCGCCTCTCCTACTTCGTTGACCGGCCGCACCGTCACCTCCAGCGTGCGGCCGTCGCCGTCGCGCGCCATCAGCCGCGGAGTGCCCTGCCAGGGAGCCGACTTCACCCGCCAGCCGTCGCGCCGCAGCATCCGACTCGCGGCCCGGGCCAGCGCGTGCTCATCGGCCAGGGCCCGCAGGTCGGCAGCGGCGTAGAGGCCGGAGCGGCGCCGCGCTATCACCGCCCGGCGCCGGCGGACGACGACGACCAGGGCGACGACGAGCACCAGGACGACGAGGACCCCGACCAGGCCGAGCACGGCGTACAGCCACCACAGCACCAGGAGCGGCAGGACGAAGACCGCCGCGCTCACCACGAAGCCCGGCAGCGCGTCGCGCAGCGGGGGCCGGCCTTTCCTGCTGCCGGAGGTAGCTCAGGGCCGGGCCCGTACGGCACGCGGGAGCCCTGAGCGGGGGTCCGTCCCAACCAGCCCACCATCTGCCCACTCCCTACCTGCTGCCGCCGTACCTGACGCCCCGTTGATACATGCCCACGAGCGTCGATCGCAGCGGGGCCCGCAGAGCATGGCCGAACCCGGACACTTCGAGGCCGTCCGGACGCTCGGCGTCGAGGGCGGGTCCCGGTCGTCCGCACCGTGTGCATGGTGGATGTTGTGGGCGCCCGGGGCCGCAGTCGGAGACGGGCGCGTCGCCCACCTCCTGTAAGCAGTCTTGAACTTCAAGACTTCAAGAGTTAGGGTGGTGACGCGGAAACCCCCTGTGCTTGGCGTGGGGAGGCCAAGCGGGACAGGATGTCCCGCAGGCCGTGAGCAGCACGGACAACGACGAGAAGGCGAGCGCGTGAGCATCTTCAAGGACATGAGCCAGGGCGCCGAGCTGCTGGCCGCCGAGGTCGAGCGGCTGGTGAGGAGTTCCCGATGGGCCAGGACAACCGCGGCGGCACCGTAACGCTGACCACCGCCGGCGGCCTCGGACACCCACAGTTCACGGTCGAGCTGTCGCTGGAGGAGGCCGCCGCCGTTCGCCAGGCGGTGGCCCGGTTGCGGCTCCAGTTCAAGCAGCAGCACCCCGACCAGCCGGGCGTCTGCGCGCACTGCCACGGTGGCGGCCGTGCGGACGAGAGCCGGGACTGCCCGGCCTGCGGGGAACGGATGCGCTGGTGGCAGAGCCCCGACCTGCCCGACTACCAGGCCCAGGAACTGGGGTGGTGGGTGTGCGGGGGGTGCGCGCACCGGGTGGCCGGCCCGTACGACGCCGAGCAGGCCGACGCCAGCGCCCGTACGGAGCTGGAGCCCGGGCACGCGAACGGCGAGCACTGGCGGTGCGTGGCGTGCGAGACCGTGAACGCGATCACCGACCGGACGTGCATGGCGTGCGACCGCGGCCGGCCCCAACTGGTGGCCGGGCACCGGCAGTACACCATCACCTGCCCGTACTGCAGCAGCACGGACGTCGAGGAGTACGGCGATCCGATCTCCACCACCCACGACGACTACGCCGACTGTGCGCGGTGCCGGGCGTGCGGGCGGGAGTGGGGGCTGGACCCCGCCGCCGACGCCTCCTGCACCAGCTGCGGGGGCAGTGGCCGCCCGGGCAACGGCCCCCACGCGACGAAGGACGAGCACGGGGCCCGGGTGCTGACCCGGCCTGCAGCTGCTCGGAGGAGCGGTGAGGCGAAGCCGGGCGGACCTGCCGTGGGCCGAGCTGGTCGGGCACGCGCCGAGCCGTGCGAGGTACACGGCGAAGGTCTTCCGGCGGGGCGACGGGCAGTGCTGGTACTGGACCGGGGGGATCAGCTCGACCGGGCACGGCAAGTTCCGCGCCGGCACCGGGGACTGGAGCGAGGTGGTCAGCGCCCACGAGTACGGGTACGCCGTCGAGCACGGCCACCAGGCGCTGATCGACACCCCCGTGATCCGGCACACCTGCGACAGCCCGAGCTGCTGCAACCCCCGGCATTGGCTGCCGGGCACCCGGCAGGACAACGTGCTGGACTACGCGTCCCGGTCGCGGCTGGCCGGGCACGCGCTCGCTGACGTGCGGGGGCCGAGGGGCCGGGCCGACGCGATCCGGGAGGCGATCCTGGCGGCGAAGCCCGACGAGGTCGAGGCCGCGATCCGGGAGGCGATCAGGGCGGGCCAGCCCGGGGGAGCGCAGCAGGACGGACTTTGGGAGGTCTGACGGACCGTGGGGTGGCACGGGCCTCGGCCCGTGCCACCCCATGGCCCGGGCAGTCCGGACCAGTGACGAAGGGGAGCATCACATGCAGATCGAGATCATCAGCTTCGGATACCTGCACGGCCCCGTCCCGGAGGCCGAGTTGGTCCTGGACCTCCGCAAGCACTTCAAGGACCCCCACGTGTCGCCGACCCTGCGGTACCTCACCGCCCGGGACCAGGAGGTGCGCGACGCCGTCAAGGCCACCCCCGGCATCCTGCAGGTGGTGGCCGCGACCATCACCATGGCGCAGTCGTACGCCATGGGCCCCGGCGCCGAGACCAGCGTGTTTCGCATCGCCGTAGGATGCGTCGGCGGACGCCACAGGGCCGCGGCAACGGCCGAGTTGCTGCAGACCGGGCTGACCGCCGCGCAGTTCGACGTCACCACCCTGACCCACCGCGACCTGGACCAGCCGGTGGTGGAGTCCGGCCGCGAGACCGGCCGCGTCGAGCGGTACGCCGAGGTGATCGAGCCCGCGCTGGTTGCTCTGTGGAACGAGCTTGGCGAGGACGACGAGTTCGATACCCAGGTGGGCGCAGAGAACGCCGCGATGGCCTTGGTGAAGGCCGGGTACTGATCAGGGAGCAGTGGCGGGCCGCTGGAGCGACCCGCCGACCCTCAGCGGGGGTTGGTTGCCCCGCAGTTGCCGCAGCGGCCCCCCGAGTGGGGTGGCAGGGGGTGCCCGCAGGCACCGCATCCTCCCTGTACCGGCATCGGTTCCTCCCGTAGTAACAGTGGCGCCCCCCGGTGAAGCGGACCGGGGGGCGTTGTTGCTGGCCACCACCCTAGGGCCGGACTGTTACGAGGTCGAGGGATCTCCGGACCGGGGGGACCGACTGACCCAGAATCACACCGTGTACATGGTGCGAAAGGTAGGATGCCGAGCATGGCGACGAACCTGCGGGGCCGCGAGGGGGCCCGGATCATCACCGCGCTGGAGACCATGTGGGCCGCGATCCAGGCCCGGCACCCTCACGTGCCGGACGCCGTGGTCATCACCGGCAGCGGCCTGCCCTCGAAGAAGAGCAAGGCGAAGCGCTCGGCGTACCAGAAGTACGGCCACCTCACCCCGGACCAGTGGGCCGACCCGGAGAACACCGGCCGCCGGCCGGAGCTGTTCGTGGCGGGTGAGCTGTTGGAACGCGGGGGCGAGGCCGTGCTGGAGACGATGCTGCACGAGGCCGCGCACGGCATCGCGGTGACCCGGTCGATCGTTGACTGCAGCAGCGACGGACTCAGGTGGCACAACCGGAAGTTTGCGGAGCTGGCGCGCGAGGTGGGGCTGGAGCCGCCGAAGCGGGCCGCGCAGACGTACGGCTTCTCTGACGCTGTGCTGCTGCCGGCCACCGCGGCCGCGTACGCCTCGGCGATCCGGAAGCTGGAGGCTGCTCGACTGCCGTTCCTGGAGGGCGAGCCCTCCAAGCAGGAGGACCAGGAGCAGGCCGAGGAGGAGCCGAAGAAGAAGCGGACCTCCGGCAAGCGGTACCCGATCGTGTGCCGCTGCACGCCGGAGCCCCGGCGCATGCAGGTGACCCCGAAGACCTACGGCAAGGGGACGAAGAGGGGCGCCATCCTGTGCGGGCTGTGCGGGTCGGAGTTCGCGCCCGAGAACGACGACGCGGCCGAGGCGTTCGATTCCTACGACGACGAGCCGGAGACCACCCAGGCGACCACGGAGGCCGTCCCGGTCGCGGTGCCGGCCGCCCGTACGGAGGAGCCTCCGTCGCCGCCGGAGGCGGACTCGGCGTGGGCGGGGGAGGAGCCGGAGCCCGAGTGGGCAGGTGAGGGCTGACCGTCAGCTCCACCGTGTGCATGGTGGGTTGGGGCCCCGTTCTGACGCTCGGCGTCGAGGGCGGGGCCCGGTCGTTTGCACCGTGTGCATGGTGGGTGTGGCGGGGGGCGGGGGTGGGGGCGCAGGCCCGCGCCGAGGGGTGGCTGGCCGCCGTCGAGGTGGGCGGTTCACACCGTGTCCACGGTGGGCGCAGTCGGGCCGACCGGCCCCGGTTCGGTGGGCAGGTTGCACCGTGTGCATGGTGGGTTGGGGCCCCGTTCTGACGCTCGGCGTCGAGGGCGGGGCCCGGTCGTTTGCACCGTGTGCATGGTGGGCGTGGCGGGGGGCGGGGGTGGGGGCGCAGGCCCGCGCCGAGGGGTGGCTGGCCGCCGTCGAGGTGGGCGGTTCACACCGTGTCCACGGTGGGCGCAGTCGGGCCGACCGGCCCGGCGCCCCGGGGTGGGTGGTTGCGGTGGGTGAGGCGCGGCCCGCTGGCGCGGGGCCGGGCGGGGGTGGGGGCGGGTGCGTCGGCGCCGCGCCGACGCGGTGGGTTCGGTGGGCGGTTCACAGCATGTCCACGGTGGCTGCCGTCACGGCCGGCGGCCGGGTGGCTGATCACCTCTTGTAACAGTGGCCCGCGTGCGCGGGCGGGCGTGCCGCGCCGTCGAGCCTGCCGCACGTCCGTGCTCGCGGCCGTTGGCCGTGGTTGCCGCAGGCGCCCGGTTGCTGTCCTGTACATGATGGTTTCTGACGTGTGATCATCTTTCCGCCTCCGGCCCGTCGTCCGTGCTGCCTCTCCCTGTCCTAGGTCTACTGTCCGTTGTGATCTTCCGCCGCTTACTTCCCGTCCCTGTGAGCTGATGGTGTGTCGTGCTGTGTTCCGTCCTCTTGTTCTTCAACACACCCTTGCATTGAAATCCGATGGACCGTACCGTGATCGTCATGACAGCGTCGGTGAGCTTCGGGTCGAGCCCGGACTACCTGCTGTCCTCTGTCGGTGCACGGTCAGATAACTACTACTTGCAGGCCATTGACCAGGACGGCGAGCCGCCGGGGATCTGGGCCGGCAAGGGTGCCGCAGCGTTCGGACTCTCGGGTGAGGTCGACCCCGAGACCTTCCGGGAGATGTACACACATCTGATCGACCCTCGGGACATCGACAAGTTGCACAGCGTCACCGCCGAGCGGTGGGACGCCTATCGCAAGGCGCACCCCGACCTGCAGCGCGGGACCGACGAGTACAAGGCGGCGAAGGCCGCGATCCGCAAGGAGGCGCTGGCCGAGTTCCGTCTGGGCTCACCGCTGCGGGACTACTCGAAGAGCACGCAGCGTAAGGTCGATGAGGCTGTCGAGAAGCTGGGGGAGCACGCGACTCCCGAGCAGAAGTGGGCCGCGGAGATGGGCGTGCGGCGCAACGCGACGCAGTCCAACACGTACGTCGACGTCACGTTCAGCGCCCCCAAGAGCTGGTCACTTCTGCACGCCGGTCTGCAGGTTCGGGCGGTCGAGGAGAGGCTGGCCGGGAACCACGAGCTGGCCGACGCGTACGCCGCTCAGGCGGAGCAGGTCTGGGAGGCGTTGAAGGAAGGCGCGGCCGCCGGCCTTGCCCACATGGAGGCCCAGGCCGGGTACACCAGGGAGGGCCGCTTCGCCAGCAAGAAGGGCGAAGCCTCGGTGGGCAAGCGGGTCGACGCGCACGAGCTGACCGCCGCCCAGTTCGCCCAGCACCTGAGCCGCGACGAGGACCCGCAGCTGCACATCCACACGGCGATCCTGAACCGCGTCGCGTACAAGTCCGTCGACCCGGTGACTGGTGAAGAGGTCACGAAGTGGGGTGCGCTGGACGGCAAGCTGATCCTGCGCGAGGCCAAGGCCGCCGGCCACCTCTTCGAGAAGGTGGCCGAGGAGTCGCTGACGCGACGGCTCGGTGTTCGATTCGAGATGCGCCCGGACGGCAAGGCCCGCGAGATCGTCGGCATCGAGGAGTCGCTGCGGGACCTGTACTCCAGCCGGCGCCGGGTGGTGACCGCCGGGGTCAAGGAGCTGGCCGACGCCTACGAGGCCAAGCACGGCGTGGCGCCGAAGGCCCACACGCTGGCGAAGATGGCCCAGTTCGTCACCCTGCGGGACCGCAAGGTGAAGGACCACGACGGGGCCTCCCGCGAGGAGCTGCTGGAGCGTTGGGAGAGCGCCGCCAAGGAGAACCTGCAGACCACGCTGCGGGACGTGCCCGAGGCCGTCGCCCAGGCCGCCAGCGAGCGCGGCACGGCGCCGGAGGAGTTCGACCCGGCCGAGGTGGTGCGCAAGGCGATCGAGACCGTGCAGTCCGAGCGTTCGACGTGGCAGCGTTCGCACCTGCAGGTTGAGATCATCCGGCAGCTGCCGGACTGCCTCGGCGGCCTGGACGTCGACCAGGTGACCTCCCTGGTCAACGAGCTGACGGACTTCGCGCTGACCAACCCGGAGGAGTCCGGGCTGGTGGCGCTGGCCGCCCCGGAGCTGATCCCCATGCCGCGCTCGCTGCAGCTGGGCGACGGGACGCCGATCTACCAGGTCCCCGGCGCCGAGCAGTACGCGACCCGCGGCCACCTGGACACCGAGGAGCGGCTGCTGGAGGACGCCCGCCTGGTGGGCGGTCCGGCGCTGACCGAAGAGCAGATCGAGCAGGCGCTGGTTGGCCGCGGGCTCAACGCCGGGCAGGAGGCCGCGTTCCGGGGCATCCTCGGCGGAGGCCGCCAGGCGGACGTGCTGATCGGCCCGGCCGGCGCGGGGAAGTCGTACGTGGCGGCCGCGATCCACGACGCGTGGCGCGACACCGGGCGCTCGGTGATCGGCCTCACGACCTCCGAGCGGGCCGCCCGAGTGCTGGCCGGTGAAGGCGTCGAGCACGTCGCCAACTTGGCGATGTTCATCAACTCCAACAAGGCACTGGCCGAGGGCAAGACGTCTCCTGAGCTGGAGAAGTACCGGCTGCGGCCCGACCAGCTGGTGATGCTGGACGAGGCCGGTATGACCGAGACCCACGTCATGGAGGAGGTCCGCCGACTCGTCCGCGAGGCCGGCGCCAAGCTGGTGTACGCCGGCGACTTCGCCCAGCTGACCTCCGTCGGCGCGGGCGGCATGCTCGCCGAACTGGCCACCCAGGCCGGGGTCCAGGTCTACGAGCTGGAGGAGGTCCGCCG includes the following:
- a CDS encoding RapZ C-terminal domain-containing protein, producing the protein MQIEIISFGYLHGPVPEAELVLDLRKHFKDPHVSPTLRYLTARDQEVRDAVKATPGILQVVAATITMAQSYAMGPGAETSVFRIAVGCVGGRHRAAATAELLQTGLTAAQFDVTTLTHRDLDQPVVESGRETGRVERYAEVIEPALVALWNELGEDDEFDTQVGAENAAMALVKAGY